In a genomic window of Neisseria flavescens:
- the carB gene encoding carbamoyl-phosphate synthase large subunit — translation MPKRTDLKSILIIGAGPIVIGQACEFDYSGAQACKALREEGYKVILVNSNPATIMTDPEMADVTYIEPIMWQTVEKIIAKERPDAILPTMGGQTALNCALDLARNGVLAKYNVELIGATEDAIDKAEDRGRFKEAMEKIGLSCPKSFVCHTMNEALAAQEQVGFPTLIRPSFTMGGSGGGIAYNKDEFLAICERGFDASPTHELLIEQSVLGWKEYEMEVVRDKNDNCIIICSIENFDPMGVHTGDSITVAPAQTLTDKEYQIMRNASLAVLREIGVDTGGSNVQFAVNPENGEMIVIEMNPRVSRSSALASKATGFPIAKVAAKLAVGFTLDELRNDITGGRTPASFEPSIDYVVTKIPRFAFEKFPAADDRLTTQMKSVGEVMAMGRTIQESFQKALRGLETGLCGFNPRSSDKAEIRRELANPGPERMLFVADAFRAGFTLEEIHEICAIDPWFLAQIEDLMKEEKAVSDGILSDLDFAALRRLKRKGFSDKRLAQLLNVSEKEVREHRYALKLHPVYKRVDTCAAEFATETAYLYSTYEEECEARPSDRKKVMILGGGPNRIGQGIEFDYCCVHAALALRESGFETIMVNCNPETVSTDFDTSDRLYFEPLTLEDVLEIVRTENPWGVIVHYGGQTPLKLANALVENGVNIIGTSADSIDAAEDRERFQKVLNDLGLRQPPNRIAHNEEEALVRAEEIGYPLVVRPSYVLGGRAMQIVHSAEALQKYMREAVQVSEDSPVLLDFFLNNAIEVDVDCVSDGKDVVIGGIMQHVEQAGIHSGDSGCSLPPYSLSEEIQDEIRRQTKAMAYALGVVGLMNVQFAVQDGVVFVLEVNPRASRTVPFVSKATGVPLAKVGARCMAGISLKEQGVEKEVVPDFYAVKEAVFPFIKFPGVDTILGPEMRSTGEVMGVGASFGEAYYKAQLGAGERLNTTGKIFLSVREEDKERVIKTAKNFQVLGYGICATRGTAQYLTEHGLIVQTINKVPEGRPHIGDALKNGEIALVVNTVSSDPQSVSDSHIIRQSALQQRVPQYTTTAGGEAMSEGAKSREHLGVYSVQELHGRLKNKA, via the coding sequence ATGCCCAAACGTACCGACCTAAAATCCATCCTTATCATCGGCGCCGGCCCTATCGTTATCGGTCAGGCCTGCGAATTTGACTATTCGGGCGCACAGGCCTGCAAAGCCTTGCGTGAAGAAGGCTATAAAGTCATTCTGGTGAATTCCAACCCCGCCACCATCATGACCGACCCTGAAATGGCGGATGTTACCTACATCGAGCCGATTATGTGGCAGACGGTGGAGAAGATTATCGCCAAGGAGCGTCCTGACGCGATTCTGCCGACGATGGGCGGTCAGACCGCGCTGAACTGTGCGCTGGATTTGGCGCGCAACGGCGTGCTGGCGAAATACAACGTCGAGCTGATCGGTGCGACGGAAGATGCCATCGACAAGGCGGAAGACCGCGGCCGCTTTAAAGAAGCGATGGAAAAGATCGGTTTGTCTTGCCCGAAATCTTTTGTCTGCCACACAATGAACGAAGCTTTGGCGGCGCAAGAACAGGTCGGCTTCCCTACCCTGATTCGTCCTTCTTTCACCATGGGCGGTTCGGGCGGCGGCATTGCCTACAATAAAGACGAGTTTTTGGCGATTTGCGAACGCGGTTTCGATGCGTCGCCCACGCACGAGCTGTTGATTGAGCAGTCCGTTCTCGGCTGGAAAGAGTACGAGATGGAAGTGGTGCGCGATAAGAACGACAACTGCATCATCATCTGCTCGATTGAAAACTTCGACCCGATGGGCGTGCATACAGGCGACTCGATTACGGTTGCGCCGGCGCAAACGCTGACGGACAAGGAATACCAAATCATGCGCAACGCTTCGTTGGCAGTGTTGCGTGAAATCGGCGTGGATACCGGCGGCTCAAACGTTCAGTTTGCAGTAAACCCTGAAAACGGCGAGATGATTGTGATTGAGATGAACCCGCGCGTGAGCCGTTCGTCCGCGCTGGCTTCCAAAGCGACGGGCTTCCCGATTGCGAAAGTGGCGGCGAAGCTGGCTGTCGGCTTTACGCTGGACGAGTTGCGCAACGACATTACCGGCGGCCGCACGCCCGCGTCGTTCGAGCCTTCCATCGACTATGTCGTGACCAAAATCCCGCGTTTCGCGTTTGAAAAATTCCCCGCCGCAGACGACCGCCTGACCACGCAGATGAAATCGGTGGGCGAAGTGATGGCGATGGGCCGCACCATTCAAGAAAGTTTCCAAAAAGCCCTGCGCGGCTTGGAAACGGGCTTGTGCGGCTTCAATCCGAGAAGCTCCGACAAAGCGGAAATCCGCCGCGAACTGGCAAACCCCGGCCCCGAACGTATGCTGTTTGTGGCAGACGCATTCCGCGCGGGCTTCACGCTGGAAGAAATCCACGAAATCTGCGCCATCGACCCTTGGTTCCTGGCGCAAATCGAAGACTTGATGAAGGAAGAAAAAGCGGTTTCAGACGGCATTTTGAGTGATTTGGATTTCGCCGCCCTACGCCGTCTGAAACGCAAAGGCTTCTCCGACAAACGTTTGGCACAATTGTTGAACGTAAGCGAAAAAGAAGTTCGCGAACACCGCTACGCGCTGAAGCTGCATCCGGTTTACAAACGCGTCGACACCTGCGCCGCCGAGTTCGCCACCGAAACCGCCTACCTCTACTCCACTTACGAAGAGGAATGCGAAGCGCGTCCTTCCGACCGTAAAAAAGTGATGATTCTCGGCGGCGGCCCGAACCGCATCGGTCAGGGCATCGAGTTTGACTATTGCTGCGTTCACGCCGCGCTCGCCCTGCGCGAATCGGGCTTTGAAACCATCATGGTCAACTGCAACCCCGAAACCGTGTCCACCGACTTCGACACCAGCGACCGCCTCTATTTCGAGCCGCTGACATTGGAAGACGTGTTGGAAATCGTCCGCACCGAAAACCCGTGGGGCGTGATTGTGCATTACGGCGGTCAAACCCCGCTGAAACTCGCCAACGCATTGGTTGAAAACGGCGTAAACATCATCGGCACGTCCGCCGACAGCATCGACGCCGCCGAAGACCGCGAACGCTTCCAAAAAGTGTTGAACGACTTAGGCCTGCGCCAACCGCCCAACCGCATCGCCCACAACGAAGAAGAAGCCCTCGTGAGAGCCGAAGAAATCGGCTATCCGTTGGTCGTGCGTCCGTCTTATGTTTTGGGCGGGCGTGCGATGCAGATTGTCCACTCCGCCGAAGCCTTGCAAAAATATATGCGCGAAGCCGTGCAGGTTTCCGAAGACAGCCCCGTGTTGCTCGATTTCTTCCTGAACAACGCGATTGAAGTGGATGTAGACTGCGTTTCAGACGGCAAAGACGTGGTTATCGGCGGCATTATGCAGCACGTCGAACAGGCAGGCATCCACTCGGGCGACTCCGGCTGCTCGCTGCCGCCCTATTCCTTAAGCGAAGAAATCCAAGACGAAATCCGCCGCCAAACCAAAGCGATGGCGTACGCGCTTGGCGTGGTCGGACTGATGAACGTGCAGTTTGCCGTGCAGGACGGCGTGGTGTTCGTATTGGAAGTGAACCCGCGCGCCAGCCGTACCGTGCCTTTCGTCTCCAAAGCCACCGGCGTGCCGCTCGCCAAAGTCGGCGCACGCTGTATGGCAGGCATTTCCCTGAAAGAACAAGGCGTGGAAAAAGAAGTCGTCCCCGATTTCTATGCCGTTAAAGAGGCCGTGTTCCCCTTCATCAAATTCCCGGGCGTGGATACGATTTTGGGACCGGAAATGCGCTCCACCGGCGAAGTGATGGGCGTGGGCGCAAGTTTCGGCGAAGCCTACTACAAAGCCCAACTCGGCGCGGGCGAACGCCTCAACACGACCGGCAAAATCTTCCTCTCCGTGCGCGAAGAAGACAAAGAACGCGTCATTAAAACCGCTAAAAACTTCCAAGTTTTAGGCTACGGCATCTGCGCCACGCGCGGCACGGCGCAATACCTGACCGAACATGGGCTGATTGTGCAGACCATCAATAAAGTCCCCGAAGGCCGCCCGCACATCGGCGACGCACTGAAAAACGGTGAAATCGCACTGGTCGTGAATACCGTTTCCAGCGATCCGCAATCCGTGTCCGACAGCCACATCATCCGCCAAAGCGCATTGCAGCAACGTGTGCCGCAATACACCACCACTGCCGGCGGCGAAGCGATGAGCGAAGGCGCGAAAAGCCGGGAGCACTTGGGCGTGTACAGCGTACAGGAATTGCATGGCCGTCTGAAAAACAAAGCCTAA
- a CDS encoding nucleotidyltransferase domain-containing protein: MKPTIQEKLTQISLAEPLYFLLAAESGSRAWGFASPDSDYDVRAIYIRPQEHYLQIDEAKDTFEFIENQWFDVGGWDIRKALRLLRKSNAVLLEWLRSPIVYTQDEAFIGRLNELAPQYVQAAALLHHYRGIAGNAVKAIDLAQPIKLKKWFYVLRPLLAARWAVKQGGIPPMTLVELMNGWQTDCATQITDLVALKAEQNESYLHTLSPELQKLTVDLYNEVSALSAPAAEPADSGPLNELFRSTLATIYP, from the coding sequence ATGAAACCAACTATTCAAGAAAAACTGACTCAAATTTCACTTGCCGAACCACTGTATTTTCTGCTGGCGGCGGAGAGCGGAAGCCGCGCATGGGGCTTTGCTTCGCCCGACAGCGATTATGACGTTCGCGCCATTTATATCCGCCCGCAAGAACATTATCTGCAAATCGATGAAGCAAAAGATACGTTTGAATTTATTGAAAACCAATGGTTTGACGTAGGCGGCTGGGACATCCGTAAGGCTTTGCGCCTGTTGAGAAAAAGTAATGCCGTATTACTGGAGTGGCTGCGTTCGCCGATTGTTTATACACAAGATGAGGCATTCATAGGCCGTCTGAACGAACTTGCGCCCCAATACGTCCAAGCCGCCGCGTTGTTGCACCATTATCGCGGTATCGCCGGCAATGCTGTGAAAGCCATAGATTTGGCGCAGCCGATTAAATTGAAAAAATGGTTTTACGTCTTACGCCCTTTATTGGCGGCACGCTGGGCAGTGAAACAAGGCGGTATTCCGCCAATGACTTTGGTTGAGTTGATGAATGGGTGGCAGACAGATTGTGCTACCCAAATTACTGATTTGGTTGCATTAAAAGCGGAGCAGAACGAAAGTTATCTGCACACATTATCGCCAGAGCTGCAAAAGCTGACTGTTGACCTATATAACGAAGTTTCTGCCTTGTCTGCCCCTGCTGCCGAACCTGCCGATAGCGGGCCTTTGAACGAATTGTTCCGTTCCACCTTGGCAACTATTTATCCGTAA
- a CDS encoding DNA polymerase beta superfamily protein produces the protein MLTLEDLHTQNLILLEAVSGSRAYGLATPESDTDIKGVFYLPKSMFYGMEYIPQISNETNDIVYYELGRFIELLLQSNPNTLELLASPSDCVRYRSPLMDAFKTEWFISKTCQQSFAGYAYGQIKKARGLNKKISNPMPSEKKNILDFCHIIEGRQTVPLQCWLAQREMEQRRAGLIKIAHARELYALFYDADGTMGYHGIAPKPEATTLSLSPIPEGETPLAHLSFNQDGYSSYCREYASYQQWLTERNETRYQGTQAHGQGYDAKNMMHTFRLLETARDIALHGEIRPRRPNRDELLAIKRGSFPYDELLARAETLINEVENLFAQSDLPEAVNSTLAINALIEIRTKIYG, from the coding sequence ATGCTGACCCTCGAAGACTTGCACACGCAAAATCTGATTCTGCTTGAAGCCGTGTCCGGCAGCCGCGCCTACGGTTTGGCAACGCCCGAGTCCGATACCGACATCAAAGGTGTGTTTTACCTGCCCAAATCCATGTTTTACGGCATGGAGTACATCCCACAAATCAGCAATGAAACCAACGATATTGTGTATTACGAACTGGGACGGTTTATCGAATTGCTGCTGCAAAGCAATCCGAACACGCTGGAGCTGCTGGCCTCCCCTTCCGACTGTGTACGATACCGTTCGCCATTGATGGATGCGTTTAAAACCGAATGGTTTATCTCCAAAACCTGCCAGCAAAGTTTTGCAGGCTATGCCTACGGACAAATCAAAAAAGCACGGGGATTGAATAAAAAAATCAGCAATCCGATGCCGTCTGAAAAGAAAAACATCCTTGATTTCTGCCACATCATAGAAGGCAGGCAAACCGTACCGTTACAGTGCTGGCTTGCACAACGCGAAATGGAGCAAAGGCGTGCAGGCTTAATCAAAATAGCCCACGCCCGAGAACTTTATGCGCTGTTTTACGATGCCGACGGCACGATGGGCTACCACGGTATTGCACCCAAACCCGAAGCCACAACGCTTTCACTCAGCCCCATTCCAGAAGGTGAAACACCGCTTGCCCATCTGTCCTTCAACCAAGACGGATACAGCAGCTACTGCCGCGAATATGCCTCTTATCAACAATGGCTGACAGAACGTAACGAAACACGCTATCAAGGAACGCAGGCGCACGGTCAAGGTTACGATGCAAAAAATATGATGCACACCTTCCGCCTGCTTGAAACCGCACGCGATATTGCCCTTCATGGCGAAATCCGTCCACGCCGTCCCAATCGTGACGAATTGCTGGCCATCAAGCGCGGTTCTTTTCCTTACGATGAACTGTTGGCGCGTGCAGAAACCTTAATTAACGAAGTAGAAAATTTGTTCGCCCAGTCCGATCTGCCGGAAGCTGTAAACAGCACTTTGGCAATCAATGCCCTCATCGAAATCCGAACCAAGATTTACGGATAA
- the pilB gene encoding type IV-A pilus assembly ATPase PilB — MSVGLLRVLVQSQTISNQQAEHYNSLLQSGKEILPNLFSDGIISPKALGELVARVFSYPLLDLHYYPRNNVVSDILTEEQMVQNRCIPIFKRGRKVYFAVSDPTQIQNFQKIALASDLSVDLVVVPDDQLSSLLEWLGQRSTTILKEINDEHEAMQQSQSLYIDNEEAEDGPIPRFIHKTLSDALNAGASDIHFEFYEQMARVRFRVDGQLREVVQPPVAVRGQLTSRIKVMARLDISEKRIPQDGRIQIAFHKHGRPIDFRVSTLPTLFGEKVVMRILNSDAASLNIDQLGFEPFQKEMLLEAIHRPYGMVLVTGPTGSGKTVTLYTSLNILNTEDVNISTAEDPAEINLPGINQVNVNDKQGLTFAAALKSFLRQDPDIIMVGEIRDLETADIAIKAAQTGHMVFSTLHTNNAPATLSRMLNMGVAPFNIASSVSLIIAQRLLRRLCPKCKTPMERPPEAALLKAGFTKEDLAKDWTMYRAVGCDSCRGKGYKGRAGVYEVMPVSDEMQKVIMNNGTEIDIMNMAYQEGMVDLRRAGLMKVMQGLTSLEEVTAHTND; from the coding sequence ATGAGTGTCGGATTATTGCGCGTTTTGGTTCAAAGCCAAACCATCTCAAATCAACAAGCGGAACATTACAACAGCCTTTTACAATCGGGAAAAGAAATCCTGCCCAACCTGTTTTCAGACGGCATCATCTCCCCCAAAGCTCTGGGAGAGTTGGTTGCTCGCGTATTCAGCTACCCCCTTTTGGATTTGCACTACTACCCGCGCAATAATGTAGTCAGCGACATTCTGACGGAAGAGCAAATGGTGCAAAACCGTTGCATTCCGATTTTCAAACGCGGACGCAAGGTTTATTTCGCCGTATCCGATCCGACCCAAATCCAAAACTTTCAAAAAATCGCTTTGGCTTCAGATTTAAGTGTCGACTTGGTAGTAGTTCCAGACGACCAGCTCAGCTCATTGCTGGAATGGCTGGGCCAACGTTCGACCACTATTCTGAAAGAAATCAACGACGAACATGAAGCAATGCAGCAATCGCAATCGCTTTATATCGACAATGAAGAGGCTGAAGACGGCCCTATCCCCCGTTTCATCCACAAAACCTTATCCGATGCCCTGAACGCGGGCGCATCAGACATCCACTTTGAATTCTACGAGCAAATGGCGCGCGTTCGTTTCCGTGTAGACGGGCAATTGCGTGAAGTCGTACAGCCGCCTGTCGCCGTGCGCGGCCAGTTGACATCGCGTATCAAAGTGATGGCGCGTTTGGATATTTCTGAAAAACGTATTCCGCAAGACGGCAGAATTCAAATTGCCTTCCATAAACACGGCCGTCCGATTGACTTCCGTGTCAGCACGTTGCCAACATTGTTTGGCGAAAAAGTGGTAATGCGTATCTTGAATTCGGATGCGGCTTCGCTGAATATCGATCAACTCGGTTTTGAGCCGTTTCAAAAAGAGATGTTGCTTGAAGCCATTCACCGTCCGTACGGTATGGTGTTGGTTACCGGTCCGACAGGATCGGGTAAAACGGTAACGCTTTATACCAGTCTGAATATCCTGAATACAGAAGACGTTAATATTTCTACCGCCGAAGACCCGGCCGAGATTAATTTGCCGGGTATCAATCAGGTTAACGTCAACGATAAACAGGGCCTGACTTTTGCCGCCGCGCTAAAATCGTTCCTGCGCCAAGACCCCGACATCATCATGGTGGGCGAGATTCGTGATTTGGAAACAGCCGATATTGCGATTAAAGCGGCACAGACAGGACATATGGTGTTTTCGACGCTGCATACTAATAATGCTCCGGCGACTTTGTCGCGTATGCTGAACATGGGTGTCGCACCGTTCAATATCGCCAGTTCCGTCAGCCTGATAATCGCCCAACGTCTGTTGCGCCGTCTGTGTCCGAAGTGCAAAACGCCGATGGAGCGGCCTCCCGAAGCGGCCTTGCTTAAAGCGGGGTTTACCAAAGAAGACTTGGCTAAGGATTGGACGATGTACCGTGCCGTTGGCTGCGACAGTTGCAGGGGCAAGGGGTACAAAGGCCGTGCCGGGGTATATGAAGTCATGCCGGTCAGCGATGAAATGCAAAAAGTCATTATGAACAACGGTACGGAAATTGATATCATGAACATGGCCTATCAGGAAGGCATGGTAGACTTGCGTCGCGCCGGCCTCATGAAAGTCATGCAAGGACTGACCTCGTTGGAAGAAGTGACTGCTCATACCAATGACTAA
- a CDS encoding type II secretion system F family protein: MAQAEQKRSLFGSRSKGKRFTFEGKNTETERLVRGEVVAKDEEEVRKKLQRRGIRPLRISKVKTARKRRITQEDITVFTRQLATMMKAGLPLMQAFEIVARGHSNPSMTEMLTQIRSDVEQGSALGKSFSKYPKYFDRFYCNLVSAGESGGVLESLLDKLAVYKEKTQAIKKKVKTALTYPIAIIVVAIALIFIMMMFVLPAFKEVYANMGAELPSLTQLVMSLSDLFVDYGWIMIILLIASAFGLYKLHEKSPTFQKRIDALILRLPVFGTIVRKATIARWARTTSTLFAAGVPLVEVLDSVAGASGNILYEEATQDIRAKVAQGLSLTFSMQSTDMFPNMVIQMAAIGEESGSLDDMLNKAAEFYEDEVDNSVSQLSHLMEPIIMVVLGSLIGILLTAMYLPLFNLGNVVG, translated from the coding sequence ATGGCTCAAGCAGAGCAAAAAAGAAGTCTGTTCGGCTCAAGAAGCAAAGGCAAGCGTTTTACATTTGAAGGAAAAAATACCGAGACCGAACGTCTTGTCCGTGGTGAAGTAGTTGCCAAAGACGAAGAAGAAGTACGCAAAAAACTCCAACGCAGAGGCATTCGTCCTTTGCGTATCAGCAAAGTTAAAACCGCACGCAAACGCCGTATTACCCAAGAAGACATTACAGTGTTCACCCGCCAACTGGCAACGATGATGAAGGCAGGCTTACCCCTGATGCAGGCTTTTGAAATCGTTGCGCGCGGCCACTCCAATCCGAGCATGACCGAAATGCTGACGCAGATTCGCTCCGATGTCGAACAAGGCAGCGCATTGGGTAAATCGTTCTCCAAATATCCAAAATATTTCGACCGCTTTTATTGCAATCTGGTCAGCGCAGGCGAGTCCGGCGGCGTATTGGAAAGCCTATTGGACAAACTGGCTGTCTATAAAGAAAAAACCCAAGCCATTAAGAAAAAAGTTAAAACCGCACTGACCTACCCGATTGCCATTATCGTGGTGGCGATTGCGCTTATCTTCATCATGATGATGTTTGTACTGCCTGCCTTTAAAGAAGTTTATGCCAATATGGGGGCAGAGCTGCCAAGCCTTACCCAACTTGTCATGAGCTTATCCGATTTATTCGTCGACTATGGCTGGATTATGATCATCCTTTTGATTGCTTCTGCCTTCGGCCTGTACAAACTCCATGAAAAATCGCCTACCTTCCAAAAACGAATCGATGCTTTGATTTTGAGACTCCCTGTTTTTGGCACCATCGTCCGTAAAGCGACCATTGCCCGTTGGGCGCGTACGACTTCCACACTCTTCGCAGCCGGCGTTCCTTTGGTGGAAGTATTAGATTCAGTTGCAGGCGCATCCGGCAATATTCTCTATGAAGAAGCTACTCAAGACATCCGCGCCAAGGTAGCACAAGGCCTGTCGCTGACATTCAGTATGCAAAGTACGGATATGTTCCCCAATATGGTGATCCAAATGGCGGCCATCGGCGAAGAGTCAGGCTCTTTGGACGATATGCTGAACAAAGCCGCCGAATTCTACGAAGATGAAGTAGACAACTCCGTCTCCCAATTGTCTCACTTGATGGAGCCTATCATCATGGTGGTATTGGGCTCACTCATCGGTATCTTGCTGACTGCCATGTATCTGCCGTTGTTTAACTTGGGTAATGTCGTAGGTTGA
- a CDS encoding prepilin peptidase: protein MLDSIYSAIDVLSVLAPFAIPLAVILGLLIGSFLNVVIYRTPIMMEREWTQFSKEHLGIELTDEEKQPFNLRKPDSRCPKCKSPVKPWQNIPILSYVLLGGKCHSCKTAIGIRYPLIELLTGVLFGIVAWQYGWSWATIGGLILTAILIALTFIDADTQYLPDSLTQPLIWIGLLFNLNDTFVSLHSAVWGAIAGYMSLYTLCAVYKLLTGKIGMGNGDFKLLAALGAWLGVGILPVLVFMAALVGLVGALIARVSKGQYFAFGPSLAVAGWIILVANAPITQLVQWWLVQSGFR, encoded by the coding sequence ATGCTTGATAGTATTTACTCTGCCATCGACGTCCTCTCCGTTCTTGCGCCATTCGCTATTCCTTTAGCCGTTATTTTGGGATTGCTGATTGGCAGCTTTCTGAACGTTGTCATTTATCGTACACCGATAATGATGGAACGCGAATGGACACAATTTTCTAAAGAGCATTTGGGCATCGAGCTGACAGATGAAGAAAAACAGCCATTTAATCTGCGCAAACCGGATTCACGCTGCCCAAAATGCAAAAGCCCAGTCAAACCTTGGCAAAACATCCCCATCCTCAGCTATGTTTTACTGGGCGGGAAATGCCACTCCTGCAAAACCGCGATCGGCATACGCTATCCGCTGATCGAGCTACTGACAGGCGTCTTATTCGGTATTGTCGCATGGCAATACGGCTGGTCATGGGCGACTATTGGCGGATTAATTTTGACTGCCATACTGATTGCGCTGACCTTTATCGATGCCGATACACAATATTTGCCCGACAGCCTGACTCAGCCCCTAATCTGGATCGGCCTGCTGTTTAATCTGAATGACACATTCGTGTCCCTGCATTCAGCCGTTTGGGGCGCAATCGCAGGCTATATGAGCCTTTATACTTTATGCGCCGTCTATAAACTTCTGACCGGTAAAATCGGCATGGGCAATGGCGACTTCAAACTTTTGGCCGCGCTTGGTGCATGGCTGGGTGTAGGAATTTTGCCTGTTCTGGTATTCATGGCTGCCTTAGTCGGACTGGTGGGCGCACTCATTGCCCGCGTCAGTAAAGGTCAATATTTTGCTTTTGGTCCCAGCCTTGCTGTGGCAGGATGGATTATTTTGGTTGCCAATGCACCTATTACCCAACTGGTACAATGGTGGCTCGTACAATCAGGATTCCGATAA
- the coaE gene encoding dephospho-CoA kinase (Dephospho-CoA kinase (CoaE) performs the final step in coenzyme A biosynthesis.), translating into MTLWIGLTGGIGSGKSSIAQMFAELGVPIVDADAISRSLTAENGEALPSIRLLFGDEVFDHEGRLNRITLREEVFRRPQSKKQLENLLLPLILNKIQQQKQKLASSTYGIVDVPLLIENPAFKAETDRILVVDVPESVQIERVHQRNGFSEEQTRQIMATQASRCDRLLHADDVLDNTHNMEEAKIKVARLHQYYQSIAQSPKETA; encoded by the coding sequence ATGACATTATGGATAGGCTTGACCGGCGGTATCGGTAGCGGCAAATCATCTATTGCCCAAATGTTTGCCGAACTTGGCGTACCCATTGTCGATGCCGATGCCATCAGCCGTTCACTGACCGCTGAAAACGGTGAAGCCCTTCCTTCTATCCGTCTGCTTTTCGGCGATGAGGTTTTTGACCATGAAGGCCGTCTGAATCGTATCACTTTACGGGAAGAAGTTTTCAGACGGCCTCAATCCAAAAAACAACTGGAAAACCTGCTTCTGCCATTAATCTTAAACAAAATCCAACAGCAGAAACAAAAACTTGCCTCATCTACTTACGGCATTGTCGATGTACCGCTTTTGATTGAGAATCCGGCATTTAAAGCGGAGACCGACCGTATTTTGGTTGTAGATGTTCCGGAGTCCGTCCAAATCGAACGCGTACATCAACGCAACGGTTTTTCAGAAGAGCAGACGCGTCAAATCATGGCCACCCAAGCTTCTCGATGTGACAGACTACTGCATGCCGACGATGTATTGGACAATACCCATAACATGGAAGAAGCAAAAATCAAGGTTGCCCGTTTGCATCAATACTATCAATCCATTGCACAATCACCGAAAGAAACTGCATGA
- the yacG gene encoding DNA gyrase inhibitor YacG, with product MTAPVVKCPTCHKEVVWNTDSPYRPFCSKRCKLIDLGEWAQEKYTVSSEDDPFSDLLDGK from the coding sequence ATGACCGCTCCTGTTGTAAAATGTCCAACCTGCCACAAAGAAGTCGTTTGGAACACCGACAGCCCCTACCGCCCTTTCTGCAGCAAACGGTGCAAACTCATTGATTTAGGCGAATGGGCACAAGAAAAATACACCGTTTCTTCGGAAGACGACCCCTTTTCAGACCTGTTGGACGGCAAATAA
- the glyQ gene encoding glycine--tRNA ligase subunit alpha — MLTFQQIIFKLQNYWADKGCTIIQPFDMEVGAGTSHPATCLRALGPEPWFAAYVQPSRRPKDGRYGDNPNRLQHYYQFQVALKPAPANIQDLYLDSLRELGIDPKVHDIRFVEDDWENPTLGAWGLGWEVWLNGMEVTQFTYFQQVGGIDCSPVLGEITYGIERLAMYLQGVENVYDLVWAKTLDGNIVTYGDVYHQNEVEQSTYNFEYSDADWLLRQFNDYEEQAKRLLAVEDTSLALPAYELVLKAGHTFNLLDARGAISVTERATYIGRIRALSRIVAQKFVESREKLGFPLLKNQ; from the coding sequence ATGCTCACCTTCCAACAAATTATTTTCAAATTACAAAACTACTGGGCAGACAAAGGCTGTACCATTATCCAACCTTTCGATATGGAAGTCGGTGCCGGCACTTCACATCCAGCCACCTGCCTGCGCGCGTTAGGCCCAGAGCCTTGGTTTGCCGCTTACGTTCAACCCAGCCGCCGCCCCAAAGACGGCCGCTATGGCGACAACCCTAACCGCCTGCAACACTACTATCAATTCCAAGTTGCGCTCAAACCTGCGCCAGCCAATATTCAAGACCTCTATCTCGATTCCCTGCGCGAATTGGGTATCGACCCTAAAGTACACGATATTCGTTTTGTCGAAGACGACTGGGAAAACCCTACTCTTGGCGCTTGGGGCTTGGGTTGGGAAGTTTGGCTCAACGGCATGGAAGTAACCCAATTCACCTACTTCCAACAAGTCGGCGGTATCGACTGCTCCCCCGTGCTCGGTGAAATCACGTACGGTATTGAGCGTCTCGCCATGTATTTGCAAGGCGTGGAAAACGTGTACGACCTCGTTTGGGCAAAAACCCTTGATGGCAACATCGTCACTTACGGCGACGTTTATCATCAAAACGAAGTCGAACAATCCACCTACAACTTCGAATACAGCGATGCCGATTGGCTCTTGCGCCAATTCAACGACTATGAAGAACAAGCCAAACGCCTGCTTGCAGTTGAAGACACTAGTCTTGCCCTGCCTGCTTACGAGCTTGTACTCAAAGCCGGCCACACGTTCAACCTCTTAGATGCACGCGGCGCCATTTCTGTTACCGAACGCGCAACCTACATCGGCCGCATTCGTGCATTGAGCCGTATCGTTGCACAAAAATTCGTTGAAAGCCGCGAGAAACTGGGCTTCCCATTGCTTAAAAACCAATAA